Proteins encoded by one window of Bubalus bubalis isolate 160015118507 breed Murrah chromosome 4, NDDB_SH_1, whole genome shotgun sequence:
- the LOC102408233 gene encoding acrosin-binding protein isoform X3 → MRHLAAGSFLSLLRVLLLPLAPAPAQDSASTSTPGSPLSPTEYERFFALLTPTWKAETTCRLRATHGCRNPTLVQLDQYENHGLVPDGAVCSDLPYASWFESFCQFTQYRCSNHVYYAKRVRCSQPVSILSPNTLKEVDSSPEVPPPTTVTSPKSSHVTATERQVFQPWPERLNSNVEELLQSSLSLGGQEQGQEHKQEQGQEHKQEQGQEHKQEEGQEQEEQEEEQEEEKQEGQGTEEALESVSRLQADPEPKFRSELVSSNPFSFTPRVREVESTPMLMENLQELIRSAQEMDEMNDVYDGETIWRSQSPGSLLQLPHVEALLTLCYSIVENTCVITPTAKAWQYLENEILGFGISVCDSLGRRHLAACTLCDFCSLKLEQCHSEANLQRQQCDSSHKTPFVSPLLASQSMTIGTQIGSLKSGRFYGLDLYGGLRMDFWCARLATKGCEDNRVASWLQTEFLSFQDGDFPTRICDTEYVQYPNYCAFKSQQCMMRNRDRKVSRMRCLQNETYTVLTPDKSEDLVLRWSQEFSTLTLGQAG, encoded by the exons ATGAGGCATCTCGCCGCAGGCTCATTTCTGTCACTCCTGAGGG TGCTGCTCCTGCCTCTGGCACCGGCCCCCGCCCAGGACTCCGCCTCGACCTCCACGCCGGGCAGCCCCCTGTCCCCCACGGAGTATGAGCGCTTCTTCGCACTGCTGACCCCTACCTGGAAGGCGGAGACCACCTGCCGGCTCCGCGCCACCCACGGCTGCCGGAACCCCACCCTCGTCCAGCTAGACCAGTATGAAAACCACGGCCTGGTGCCGGACG GCGCAGTCTGCTCTGACCTCCCTTATGCCTCCTGGTTTGAGTCCTTCTGCCAGTTCACCCAGTACCGTTGTTCCAACCATGTCTACTACGCCAAG AGGGTCCGGTGCTCCCAGCCAGTCTCCATCCTCTCACCCAATACCCTTAAGGAGGTGGACAGTTCACCTGAAGTGCCGCCACCTACCACGGTGACCTCCCCCAAGTCCTCCCACGTCACAG CCACCGAACGACAGGTCTTCCAGCCCTGGCCCGAGCGGTTGAACAGCAACGTGGAGGAGCTGCTCCAGTCCTCCTTGTCCTTGGGCGGCCAGGAGCAAGGGCAGGAGCACAAACAGGAGCAGGGGCAGGAACACAAGCAGGAGCAGGGGCAGGAGCACAAGCAGGAGGAAGGGCAGGAGcaagaggagcaggaggaggagcaggaggaggagaagcaggagggCCAGGGCACAGAGGAGGCGCTGGAGTCGGTGTCTAGGCTGCAGGCAGACCCAGAGCCCAAGTTTCGGTCTGAACTTGTGTCCTCCAACCCTTTCTCCTTCACTCCCCGGGTGCGGGAAGTGGAGTCTACTCCCATGTTGATGGAGAACCTCCAGGAGCTTATCCGATCGGCGCAGGAGATGGATGAAATGAATGACGTGTATGACGGGGAGACCATCTGGAGATCCCAGAGCCCCGGCAG CCTGCTACAGCTGCCCCACGTGGAGGCCTTGCTGACCCTGTGCTACTCGATTGTGGAGAACACCTGCGTCATAACCCCGACAGCCAAGGCCTGGCAGTACTTGGAAAATGAGATCCTTGGTTTTGGGATATCG GTCTGTGACAGTCTGGGGCGGCGACACTTAGCCGCGTGTACTCTCTGTGACTTCTGCTCGCTGAAGCTGGAGCAGTGCCACTCGGAGGCCAACCTGCAGCGACAGCAGTGCGACAGCTCCCACAAAACACCCTTTGTCAGCCCCCTGCTTGCCTCCCAGAGCATGACCATTGGCACCCAG ATAGGGAGCCTGAAATCGGGCCGCTTTTACGGGCTGGACTTGTATGGCGGGCTGCGCATGGACTTCTGGTGTGCCCGGCTGGCCACTAAGGGCTGCGAAGACAACCGAGTGGCCAGCTGGCTCCAGACTGAGTTCCTGAGCTTCCAGGATGGAGACTTCCCCACCAGG ATCTGTGACACGGAATATGTGCAGTACCCCAACTACTGTGCCTTCAAAAGCCAGCAGTGTATGATGAGAAACAGGGACCGGAAG GTGTCCCGCATGAGATGTCTGCAGAATGAGACGTACACTGTCCTGACTCCGGACAAGAGTGAGGACCTCGTGCTTCGATGGAGCCAGGAGTTTAGCACCTTGACCCTTGGCCAAGCTGGATGA
- the ING4 gene encoding inhibitor of growth protein 4 isoform X2, with protein sequence MAAGMYLEHYLDSIENLPFELQRNFQLMRDLDQRTEGMCRVRGPVPNLKAEIDKLASEYMSSARSRSSEEKLALLRQIQEAYGKCKEFGDDKVQLAMQTYEMVDKHIRRLDTDLARFEADLKEKQIESSDYDSSSSKGRTQKEKKAARARSKGKNSDEEAPKAAQKKLKLVRTSPEYGMPSVTFGSVHPSDVLDMPVDPNEPTYCLCHQVSYGEMIGCDNPDCSIEWFHFACVGLTTKPRGKWFCPRCSQERKKK encoded by the exons ATGGCTGCGGGGATGTATTTGGAACATTATCTGGACA GTATTGAAAACCTGCCCTTTGAACTGCAGAGAAACTTCCAGCTCATGAGGGACCTGGACCAAAGAACAGAGGGTATGTGCAGAGTAAGGGGCCCAGTGCCGA ACCTGAAGGCTGAAATTGACAAGTTGGCCAGTGAATATATGAGTAGCGCCCGCAGCCGGAGCTCCGAGGAAAAATTGGCCCTTCTGAGACAGATCCAGGAAGCCTATGGCAAGTGCAAGGAGTTTGGTGATGACAAGGTGCAGCTTGCCATGCAGACCTATGAGATG GTGGACAAACACATTCGGCGACTGGACACAGACCTGGCCCGCTTTGAGGCTGATCTGAAGGAGAAGCAGATTGAGTCAAGTGACTATGACAGCTCTTCCAGCAAAG GTCGGactcaaaaggagaagaaagctgCCCGTGCTCGTTCCAAAGGGAAAAACTCAGACGAAGAAGCCCCCAAGGCCGCCCAGAAGAAGTTAAAACTTGTGCGCAC AAGCCCTGAGTATGGGATGCCCTCAGTGACCTTTGGCAGTGTCCACCCCTCTGATGTGTTGGATATGCCTGTGGATCCCAACGAACCCACCTATTGCCTTTGTCACCAGGTCTCCTACGGGGAGATGATTGGCTGTGACAACCCTGAC TGCTCCATTGAGTGGTTCCACTTTGCCTGTGTGGGGCTGACCACCAAGCCTCGGGGGAAATG GTTTTGCCCACGCTGCTCCCAAGAacgaaaaaagaaatag
- the LOC102408233 gene encoding acrosin-binding protein isoform X1: MRHLAAGSFLSLLRGERASAPGALHRPRAAFPRGRLQPLPIVLPRLASAPAHSPQLGGQAPSPRVHAPLSGWVFPAGGCREGPIVVCPRPAVLLLPLAPAPAQDSASTSTPGSPLSPTEYERFFALLTPTWKAETTCRLRATHGCRNPTLVQLDQYENHGLVPDGAVCSDLPYASWFESFCQFTQYRCSNHVYYAKRVRCSQPVSILSPNTLKEVDSSPEVPPPTTVTSPKSSHVTATERQVFQPWPERLNSNVEELLQSSLSLGGQEQGQEHKQEQGQEHKQEQGQEHKQEEGQEQEEQEEEQEEEKQEGQGTEEALESVSRLQADPEPKFRSELVSSNPFSFTPRVREVESTPMLMENLQELIRSAQEMDEMNDVYDGETIWRSQSPGSLLQLPHVEALLTLCYSIVENTCVITPTAKAWQYLENEILGFGISVCDSLGRRHLAACTLCDFCSLKLEQCHSEANLQRQQCDSSHKTPFVSPLLASQSMTIGTQIGSLKSGRFYGLDLYGGLRMDFWCARLATKGCEDNRVASWLQTEFLSFQDGDFPTRICDTEYVQYPNYCAFKSQQCMMRNRDRKVSRMRCLQNETYTVLTPDKSEDLVLRWSQEFSTLTLGQAG; the protein is encoded by the exons ATGAGGCATCTCGCCGCAGGCTCATTTCTGTCACTCCTGAGGGGTGAGCGCGCCTCCGCCCCCGGAGCTCTCCACCGTCCCCGAGCCGCCTTCCCCCGGGGCCGCCTGCAGCCTCTCCCCATCGTCCTTCCCCGCCTCGCCAGCGCCCCTGCACACTCACCCCAGCTTGGCGGCCAGGCACCCAGCCCCCGAGTGCACGCCCCGCTCTCGGGGTGGGTGTTCCCGGCCGGCGGGTGCAGAGAGGGGCCCATCGTGGTCTGTCCCCGACCCGCAGTGCTGCTCCTGCCTCTGGCACCGGCCCCCGCCCAGGACTCCGCCTCGACCTCCACGCCGGGCAGCCCCCTGTCCCCCACGGAGTATGAGCGCTTCTTCGCACTGCTGACCCCTACCTGGAAGGCGGAGACCACCTGCCGGCTCCGCGCCACCCACGGCTGCCGGAACCCCACCCTCGTCCAGCTAGACCAGTATGAAAACCACGGCCTGGTGCCGGACG GCGCAGTCTGCTCTGACCTCCCTTATGCCTCCTGGTTTGAGTCCTTCTGCCAGTTCACCCAGTACCGTTGTTCCAACCATGTCTACTACGCCAAG AGGGTCCGGTGCTCCCAGCCAGTCTCCATCCTCTCACCCAATACCCTTAAGGAGGTGGACAGTTCACCTGAAGTGCCGCCACCTACCACGGTGACCTCCCCCAAGTCCTCCCACGTCACAG CCACCGAACGACAGGTCTTCCAGCCCTGGCCCGAGCGGTTGAACAGCAACGTGGAGGAGCTGCTCCAGTCCTCCTTGTCCTTGGGCGGCCAGGAGCAAGGGCAGGAGCACAAACAGGAGCAGGGGCAGGAACACAAGCAGGAGCAGGGGCAGGAGCACAAGCAGGAGGAAGGGCAGGAGcaagaggagcaggaggaggagcaggaggaggagaagcaggagggCCAGGGCACAGAGGAGGCGCTGGAGTCGGTGTCTAGGCTGCAGGCAGACCCAGAGCCCAAGTTTCGGTCTGAACTTGTGTCCTCCAACCCTTTCTCCTTCACTCCCCGGGTGCGGGAAGTGGAGTCTACTCCCATGTTGATGGAGAACCTCCAGGAGCTTATCCGATCGGCGCAGGAGATGGATGAAATGAATGACGTGTATGACGGGGAGACCATCTGGAGATCCCAGAGCCCCGGCAG CCTGCTACAGCTGCCCCACGTGGAGGCCTTGCTGACCCTGTGCTACTCGATTGTGGAGAACACCTGCGTCATAACCCCGACAGCCAAGGCCTGGCAGTACTTGGAAAATGAGATCCTTGGTTTTGGGATATCG GTCTGTGACAGTCTGGGGCGGCGACACTTAGCCGCGTGTACTCTCTGTGACTTCTGCTCGCTGAAGCTGGAGCAGTGCCACTCGGAGGCCAACCTGCAGCGACAGCAGTGCGACAGCTCCCACAAAACACCCTTTGTCAGCCCCCTGCTTGCCTCCCAGAGCATGACCATTGGCACCCAG ATAGGGAGCCTGAAATCGGGCCGCTTTTACGGGCTGGACTTGTATGGCGGGCTGCGCATGGACTTCTGGTGTGCCCGGCTGGCCACTAAGGGCTGCGAAGACAACCGAGTGGCCAGCTGGCTCCAGACTGAGTTCCTGAGCTTCCAGGATGGAGACTTCCCCACCAGG ATCTGTGACACGGAATATGTGCAGTACCCCAACTACTGTGCCTTCAAAAGCCAGCAGTGTATGATGAGAAACAGGGACCGGAAG GTGTCCCGCATGAGATGTCTGCAGAATGAGACGTACACTGTCCTGACTCCGGACAAGAGTGAGGACCTCGTGCTTCGATGGAGCCAGGAGTTTAGCACCTTGACCCTTGGCCAAGCTGGATGA
- the ING4 gene encoding inhibitor of growth protein 4 isoform X5: MAAGMYLEHYLDSIENLPFELQRNFQLMRDLDQRTEDLKAEIDKLASEYMSSARSRSSEEKLALLRQIQEAYGKCKEFGDDKVQLAMQTYEMVDKHIRRLDTDLARFEADLKEKQIESSDYDSSSSKGRTQKEKKAARARSKGKNSDEEAPKAAQKKLKLVRTSPEYGMPSVTFGSVHPSDVLDMPVDPNEPTYCLCHQVSYGEMIGCDNPDCSIEWFHFACVGLTTKPRGKWFCPRCSQERKKK, from the exons ATGGCTGCGGGGATGTATTTGGAACATTATCTGGACA GTATTGAAAACCTGCCCTTTGAACTGCAGAGAAACTTCCAGCTCATGAGGGACCTGGACCAAAGAACAGAGG ACCTGAAGGCTGAAATTGACAAGTTGGCCAGTGAATATATGAGTAGCGCCCGCAGCCGGAGCTCCGAGGAAAAATTGGCCCTTCTGAGACAGATCCAGGAAGCCTATGGCAAGTGCAAGGAGTTTGGTGATGACAAGGTGCAGCTTGCCATGCAGACCTATGAGATG GTGGACAAACACATTCGGCGACTGGACACAGACCTGGCCCGCTTTGAGGCTGATCTGAAGGAGAAGCAGATTGAGTCAAGTGACTATGACAGCTCTTCCAGCAAAG GTCGGactcaaaaggagaagaaagctgCCCGTGCTCGTTCCAAAGGGAAAAACTCAGACGAAGAAGCCCCCAAGGCCGCCCAGAAGAAGTTAAAACTTGTGCGCAC AAGCCCTGAGTATGGGATGCCCTCAGTGACCTTTGGCAGTGTCCACCCCTCTGATGTGTTGGATATGCCTGTGGATCCCAACGAACCCACCTATTGCCTTTGTCACCAGGTCTCCTACGGGGAGATGATTGGCTGTGACAACCCTGAC TGCTCCATTGAGTGGTTCCACTTTGCCTGTGTGGGGCTGACCACCAAGCCTCGGGGGAAATG GTTTTGCCCACGCTGCTCCCAAGAacgaaaaaagaaatag
- the LOC102408233 gene encoding acrosin-binding protein isoform X2: MRHLAAGSFLSLLRGERASAPGALHRPRAAFPRGRLQPLPIVLPRLASAPAHSPQLGGQAPSPRVHAPLSGWVFPAGGCREGPIVVCPRPAVLLLPLAPAPAQDSASTSTPGSPLSPTEYERFFALLTPTWKAETTCRLRATHGCRNPTLVQLDQYENHGLVPDGAVCSDLPYASWFESFCQFTQYRCSNHVYYAKRVRCSQPVSILSPNTLKEVDSSPEVPPPTTVTSPKSSHVTATERQVFQPWPERLNSNVEELLQSSLSLGGQEQGQEHKQEQGQEHKQEQGQEHKQEEGQEQEEQEEEQEEEKQEGQGTEEALESVSRLQADPEPKFRSELVSSNPFSFTPRVREVESTPMLMENLQELIRSAQEMDEMNDVYDGETIWRSQSPGSLLQLPHVEALLTLCYSIVENTCVITPTAKAWQYLENEILGFGISVCDSLGRRHLAACTLCDFCSLKLEQCHSEANLQRQQCDSSHKTPFVSPLLASQSMTIGTQICDTEYVQYPNYCAFKSQQCMMRNRDRKVSRMRCLQNETYTVLTPDKSEDLVLRWSQEFSTLTLGQAG, translated from the exons ATGAGGCATCTCGCCGCAGGCTCATTTCTGTCACTCCTGAGGGGTGAGCGCGCCTCCGCCCCCGGAGCTCTCCACCGTCCCCGAGCCGCCTTCCCCCGGGGCCGCCTGCAGCCTCTCCCCATCGTCCTTCCCCGCCTCGCCAGCGCCCCTGCACACTCACCCCAGCTTGGCGGCCAGGCACCCAGCCCCCGAGTGCACGCCCCGCTCTCGGGGTGGGTGTTCCCGGCCGGCGGGTGCAGAGAGGGGCCCATCGTGGTCTGTCCCCGACCCGCAGTGCTGCTCCTGCCTCTGGCACCGGCCCCCGCCCAGGACTCCGCCTCGACCTCCACGCCGGGCAGCCCCCTGTCCCCCACGGAGTATGAGCGCTTCTTCGCACTGCTGACCCCTACCTGGAAGGCGGAGACCACCTGCCGGCTCCGCGCCACCCACGGCTGCCGGAACCCCACCCTCGTCCAGCTAGACCAGTATGAAAACCACGGCCTGGTGCCGGACG GCGCAGTCTGCTCTGACCTCCCTTATGCCTCCTGGTTTGAGTCCTTCTGCCAGTTCACCCAGTACCGTTGTTCCAACCATGTCTACTACGCCAAG AGGGTCCGGTGCTCCCAGCCAGTCTCCATCCTCTCACCCAATACCCTTAAGGAGGTGGACAGTTCACCTGAAGTGCCGCCACCTACCACGGTGACCTCCCCCAAGTCCTCCCACGTCACAG CCACCGAACGACAGGTCTTCCAGCCCTGGCCCGAGCGGTTGAACAGCAACGTGGAGGAGCTGCTCCAGTCCTCCTTGTCCTTGGGCGGCCAGGAGCAAGGGCAGGAGCACAAACAGGAGCAGGGGCAGGAACACAAGCAGGAGCAGGGGCAGGAGCACAAGCAGGAGGAAGGGCAGGAGcaagaggagcaggaggaggagcaggaggaggagaagcaggagggCCAGGGCACAGAGGAGGCGCTGGAGTCGGTGTCTAGGCTGCAGGCAGACCCAGAGCCCAAGTTTCGGTCTGAACTTGTGTCCTCCAACCCTTTCTCCTTCACTCCCCGGGTGCGGGAAGTGGAGTCTACTCCCATGTTGATGGAGAACCTCCAGGAGCTTATCCGATCGGCGCAGGAGATGGATGAAATGAATGACGTGTATGACGGGGAGACCATCTGGAGATCCCAGAGCCCCGGCAG CCTGCTACAGCTGCCCCACGTGGAGGCCTTGCTGACCCTGTGCTACTCGATTGTGGAGAACACCTGCGTCATAACCCCGACAGCCAAGGCCTGGCAGTACTTGGAAAATGAGATCCTTGGTTTTGGGATATCG GTCTGTGACAGTCTGGGGCGGCGACACTTAGCCGCGTGTACTCTCTGTGACTTCTGCTCGCTGAAGCTGGAGCAGTGCCACTCGGAGGCCAACCTGCAGCGACAGCAGTGCGACAGCTCCCACAAAACACCCTTTGTCAGCCCCCTGCTTGCCTCCCAGAGCATGACCATTGGCACCCAG ATCTGTGACACGGAATATGTGCAGTACCCCAACTACTGTGCCTTCAAAAGCCAGCAGTGTATGATGAGAAACAGGGACCGGAAG GTGTCCCGCATGAGATGTCTGCAGAATGAGACGTACACTGTCCTGACTCCGGACAAGAGTGAGGACCTCGTGCTTCGATGGAGCCAGGAGTTTAGCACCTTGACCCTTGGCCAAGCTGGATGA
- the ING4 gene encoding inhibitor of growth protein 4 isoform X1 yields MAAGMYLEHYLDSIENLPFELQRNFQLMRDLDQRTEGMCRVRGPVPNLKAEIDKLASEYMSSARSRSSEEKLALLRQIQEAYGKCKEFGDDKVQLAMQTYEMVDKHIRRLDTDLARFEADLKEKQIESSDYDSSSSKGKKSRTQKEKKAARARSKGKNSDEEAPKAAQKKLKLVRTSPEYGMPSVTFGSVHPSDVLDMPVDPNEPTYCLCHQVSYGEMIGCDNPDCSIEWFHFACVGLTTKPRGKWFCPRCSQERKKK; encoded by the exons ATGGCTGCGGGGATGTATTTGGAACATTATCTGGACA GTATTGAAAACCTGCCCTTTGAACTGCAGAGAAACTTCCAGCTCATGAGGGACCTGGACCAAAGAACAGAGGGTATGTGCAGAGTAAGGGGCCCAGTGCCGA ACCTGAAGGCTGAAATTGACAAGTTGGCCAGTGAATATATGAGTAGCGCCCGCAGCCGGAGCTCCGAGGAAAAATTGGCCCTTCTGAGACAGATCCAGGAAGCCTATGGCAAGTGCAAGGAGTTTGGTGATGACAAGGTGCAGCTTGCCATGCAGACCTATGAGATG GTGGACAAACACATTCGGCGACTGGACACAGACCTGGCCCGCTTTGAGGCTGATCTGAAGGAGAAGCAGATTGAGTCAAGTGACTATGACAGCTCTTCCAGCAAAGGCAAAAAGA GTCGGactcaaaaggagaagaaagctgCCCGTGCTCGTTCCAAAGGGAAAAACTCAGACGAAGAAGCCCCCAAGGCCGCCCAGAAGAAGTTAAAACTTGTGCGCAC AAGCCCTGAGTATGGGATGCCCTCAGTGACCTTTGGCAGTGTCCACCCCTCTGATGTGTTGGATATGCCTGTGGATCCCAACGAACCCACCTATTGCCTTTGTCACCAGGTCTCCTACGGGGAGATGATTGGCTGTGACAACCCTGAC TGCTCCATTGAGTGGTTCCACTTTGCCTGTGTGGGGCTGACCACCAAGCCTCGGGGGAAATG GTTTTGCCCACGCTGCTCCCAAGAacgaaaaaagaaatag
- the ING4 gene encoding inhibitor of growth protein 4 isoform X3 produces MAAGMYLEHYLDSIENLPFELQRNFQLMRDLDQRTEGMCRVRGPVPNLKAEIDKLASEYMSSARSRSSEEKLALLRQIQEAYGKCKEFGDDKVQLAMQTYEMVDKHIRRLDTDLARFEADLKEKQIESSDYDSSSSKGKKSRTQKEKKAARARSKGKNSDEEAPKAAQKKLKLVRTSPEYGMPSVTFGSVHPSDVLDMPVDPNEPTYCLCHQVSYGEMIGCDNPDRHCFSTCAEHSLHPLSRLKGRRMTR; encoded by the exons ATGGCTGCGGGGATGTATTTGGAACATTATCTGGACA GTATTGAAAACCTGCCCTTTGAACTGCAGAGAAACTTCCAGCTCATGAGGGACCTGGACCAAAGAACAGAGGGTATGTGCAGAGTAAGGGGCCCAGTGCCGA ACCTGAAGGCTGAAATTGACAAGTTGGCCAGTGAATATATGAGTAGCGCCCGCAGCCGGAGCTCCGAGGAAAAATTGGCCCTTCTGAGACAGATCCAGGAAGCCTATGGCAAGTGCAAGGAGTTTGGTGATGACAAGGTGCAGCTTGCCATGCAGACCTATGAGATG GTGGACAAACACATTCGGCGACTGGACACAGACCTGGCCCGCTTTGAGGCTGATCTGAAGGAGAAGCAGATTGAGTCAAGTGACTATGACAGCTCTTCCAGCAAAGGCAAAAAGA GTCGGactcaaaaggagaagaaagctgCCCGTGCTCGTTCCAAAGGGAAAAACTCAGACGAAGAAGCCCCCAAGGCCGCCCAGAAGAAGTTAAAACTTGTGCGCAC AAGCCCTGAGTATGGGATGCCCTCAGTGACCTTTGGCAGTGTCCACCCCTCTGATGTGTTGGATATGCCTGTGGATCCCAACGAACCCACCTATTGCCTTTGTCACCAGGTCTCCTACGGGGAGATGATTGGCTGTGACAACCCTGAC AGACACTGTTTTAGCACATGTGCTGAGCATAGCTTGCATCCTCTGAGTCGGCTAAAAGGCAGGAGGATGACACGCTGA
- the ING4 gene encoding inhibitor of growth protein 4 isoform X4, producing MAAGMYLEHYLDSIENLPFELQRNFQLMRDLDQRTEDLKAEIDKLASEYMSSARSRSSEEKLALLRQIQEAYGKCKEFGDDKVQLAMQTYEMVDKHIRRLDTDLARFEADLKEKQIESSDYDSSSSKGKKSRTQKEKKAARARSKGKNSDEEAPKAAQKKLKLVRTSPEYGMPSVTFGSVHPSDVLDMPVDPNEPTYCLCHQVSYGEMIGCDNPDCSIEWFHFACVGLTTKPRGKWFCPRCSQERKKK from the exons ATGGCTGCGGGGATGTATTTGGAACATTATCTGGACA GTATTGAAAACCTGCCCTTTGAACTGCAGAGAAACTTCCAGCTCATGAGGGACCTGGACCAAAGAACAGAGG ACCTGAAGGCTGAAATTGACAAGTTGGCCAGTGAATATATGAGTAGCGCCCGCAGCCGGAGCTCCGAGGAAAAATTGGCCCTTCTGAGACAGATCCAGGAAGCCTATGGCAAGTGCAAGGAGTTTGGTGATGACAAGGTGCAGCTTGCCATGCAGACCTATGAGATG GTGGACAAACACATTCGGCGACTGGACACAGACCTGGCCCGCTTTGAGGCTGATCTGAAGGAGAAGCAGATTGAGTCAAGTGACTATGACAGCTCTTCCAGCAAAGGCAAAAAGA GTCGGactcaaaaggagaagaaagctgCCCGTGCTCGTTCCAAAGGGAAAAACTCAGACGAAGAAGCCCCCAAGGCCGCCCAGAAGAAGTTAAAACTTGTGCGCAC AAGCCCTGAGTATGGGATGCCCTCAGTGACCTTTGGCAGTGTCCACCCCTCTGATGTGTTGGATATGCCTGTGGATCCCAACGAACCCACCTATTGCCTTTGTCACCAGGTCTCCTACGGGGAGATGATTGGCTGTGACAACCCTGAC TGCTCCATTGAGTGGTTCCACTTTGCCTGTGTGGGGCTGACCACCAAGCCTCGGGGGAAATG GTTTTGCCCACGCTGCTCCCAAGAacgaaaaaagaaatag